Proteins encoded together in one Gigantopelta aegis isolate Gae_Host chromosome 8, Gae_host_genome, whole genome shotgun sequence window:
- the LOC121379812 gene encoding GTP-binding protein Rhes-like has translation MKASLLVLFYCVHSRIVVMGAAAVGKSAIISQFLYDRFIDEYKETMEELHRGEYDINGRHLTLDIFDTSGAHAFPAMRKLAIATSDAFVLVYSVSNDSSFDAVKELRDQVIAERNDEDVPIVIVGNKTDVKEQNRSICKETAEMLVNVEWGNGYVEASAKDNWNIVGIFKEILSQTNIQYNLSPAVKRR, from the exons ATGAAG GCAtcacttttagtgttattttattgtgtacatTCCAGGATTGTCGTGATGGGCGCTGCCGCGGTGGGGAAGAGCGCCATCATCTCTCAGTTCCTGTACGACCGCTTCATCGACGAGTACAAGGAGACGATGGAGGAGCTGCACCGGGGGGAGTACGACATCAACGGCAGACACCTCACCCTCGACATCTTCGACACGTCCGGGGCCCACGCCTTTCCCGCCATGAGGAAACTGGCGATCGCCACGAGCGACGCTTTCGTTCTTGTGTACTCCGTGTCCAACGACTCTTCGTTCGACGCCGTCAAGGAGCTGCGCGACCAGGTCATCGCCGAGCGCAACGACGAGGACGTGCCCATCGTCATCGTCGGCAACAAGACGGACGTCAAGGAGCAGAACCGATCGATCTGCAAGGAGACCGCCGAGATGCTCGTGAACGTCGAGTGGGGGAACGGTTACGTCGAGGCGTCGGCGAAAGATAACTGGAACATCGTCGGCATCTTCAAAGAGATTCTCAGCCAAACAAACATCCAGTACAATCTGAGCCCGGCTGTTAAGCGCAGATGA